Below is a genomic region from Chelonoidis abingdonii isolate Lonesome George chromosome 18, CheloAbing_2.0, whole genome shotgun sequence.
AGTGTAAATGCTGCACAGATGTCCCACGAAGTTTTGCCATCCAAACCACTAGCTCTGAGGTGTGCACAGCTCTCCTTATTTCAGTGGCTACTAATGCCAATGCCAGTCGATGGCTAAGGCTATGCCACTGGCaagtgaatgacaaaacttttgtctttggcctggtctacactacacgtttaaaccgaatttagcagcgttaaacctatTGAACCCTGCATCCGTGCACACAATGAggccttttatatcaatataaagggttctttaaaccgatttctgtgcTCCtacccaacgagaggagtagcgctgaaatcggtattgccatgtcggattagggttagtgtggccgcaaatggacagtattggcttccgggcggtatcccacggTGCACCATTGTTACTGCtttggaaagccatctgaactctgAGCAACTGACCAGGTAGACGAAAAAgtcccgcgaactttgaatttcattcctgtttcgcagcgggagctctgatcagcatgggtggcgatgtcagtccaaatccaaaaagagctccagcatggatcgtatGGAGATACGGAtggatcgctgtatgggagacaaacctgttctatcagagctccattacagaagagaaatgaaaagcatttgaaaaaatctccaggctatgatagacagaggccacagcaacGTGCGtggtgacaagcgtaatggaaccaaagaatcaaatggacgctcatagaggggggaggtactgaggactccagctatccccagtcCCTGCGGTCACCGAAAAGTATTATCTCTTGCGGagcccaatgcctgaagggtcaaaaacatttcccaggTGTTCAGGGAATATGTTATCATtacacctcttccccccccccgaaagaaaagggaaaaaagttccgcttttcaatgtcaccctatgtctactgcatgctgctcgTAGACGGGTGTGCTGCAGCGCTGACACCACAGTCCCCTCCCgtgcagacggtacaatatgactgctatccacaCATCATCAGCCATTCCCCcgtcccgtgagtgctcctggctggtcttggtaaaaatgggaatgaccccggTCACCCTGGCAGATAGtgcagaatggctggtaaccgcttcatcatagcaactggaggctgagcccATCAGCCCCACCTTTCATTgcaaagaaagattctgtactgcctggactatcatagccgcggagctgggctctctcccccgcccctttaATGTTTGCCTGGATCATCATAGCgctggaggcttcctcctcctcatttatctcactaaaagtcaggtccttattcctgcattctttattacttcatcacacaaatggggacactgcacGTAGCCCAGgatggttggggagggggaaacaacGGGTGGGGTGGTTGCAGGGGACCCCCTAgaggcatgcagctcatcagttCTGTGGATCTCTGGgtctctgacacggagcggctgtgctctctggttctctagtaaacttgccccatattctagcaggactgactctattttagacaaaaggTAGAGAAGGGAGTGACCCGGTGAGTCATTCCCATTTCGTATGCGCCCCtgctgacctcagcgaggccagccaggagcaccatgacagcagcaggtggtacagaatgactgataaccatcatcttattgccatgctatggcttctgcagggcaatccagggaaaaagggcacgaaatgattgtctgccgttgctttcacggaggaaggatgaGTGACTACATGTACCTAGAACACCTGACGAGCAGCTAGTTCTGTGCATGGGGATCaagcccagaattccagtgggcgggggagactgtgggaactatgggatagctacgggatagctacccacagtgcaacgctccagaaatcgacgctagactcagtacatggacgcacaccaccgaattaatgtgcttagtgtggccgcatgccctcgactttatacaatctgttttacaaaactggtttatgtaaaattggaataatcccgtagtgtagacataccctttgaggtgtttaaaaaaaaaaccctcgaaggacaaaagttttgctgatgacaAGCGCCgggtgtgaacagcactttgtcagcaggagcactctCTTGCCGATAAAGCTAACTCTGCCTATTGGGGGTAGAAGTTTTTGTTGGCAAGCCAACAAACTGCGGCTACACTATGAAccttttagcagcatggctgtagcaaCACCTCCAGGtaactaaaagctgtgtagtgtagacatagcattaGTCTTCACTGGGgggaaaaagtgtgtttttatgCTGAGATAGCTATGTTGATGTCAAAGCCTACTGGAGTCATCAGTAGTTTTTATCTGGATGTAGCTAGTTGGTGTAAATACAACATGAAAGATAAAAGGTTGACATTGATGTAAAAACTACTTGGGTCATGTAACCACTTGTTTACGTAGAGATAGCTAACGTGAGATACATGTCTCTGTGTAAACAACATCTTTTTctacagtgaagacaaagcctaagCGTCAATGTCAACTGTTTTACTACTCATGAAAGCACGTGGGAAAGGAGAAGATAATTAATATTACAAAAATCTGCATTGATGTCTACTAAAGTGTATGTGGGAAGGGGACATGAGAGTTCAGAAGACTAGCTATGTGGAGGAGCTGAGCCAAAGATGTATTCAATAAGAGGCATAGCCCTTTTCAAGCACATGATGGGATTGTACGGGCCATGATTAGTTTCTTTTTTGTGAAGAGGTCCAGCTTTCAAAAATTGGTAAACAGGTGCTAATTcacctctcttccctccttcatTTAGGTGCAGTTGGCTCGGAAGATGATTAAAAATGCAGTGGTTGTGAAGTATGAGGTAGGGGAGCATGAACAACTCTTCTGGTGTCTCTGCTGCAAGCAGGAGGTGAAAAGGCACCTGAGCCATGGGAGCCTGACAGTGCTGCATGGGGGACTTCTGCAGCACATGGCCAGGTAGGGTGCCCACAGCCCAATCTGCATCCTGGGGGGATGTTATGTTGTTTAATAATACTTTGTATGTGCACAGCCCCTCaactctgaggcacagagatgaagtgacatGCTTCAAATCATatagtgaatcagtggcagagctgagaataaaaCCAAGGAGTTGTTAACTAAATCTCTGCTGTAACCAATTAGATATGCTTGTGTAGGATAAGAAGTTAACATAATTCCAGTTCTACTGAAGTTTCTGACAGCCCTTAGTTTTTATTCCTTccttgccactgacttgctataagattttggggaagtcacttcccttctgttTACCTCCATGATCTTATGTGGAGGTTGTGAGAACTAATGGTAAAGTGTATGATGTAAGTTGCTTAACGTGGGCTGCTTACTTAATTTGTCCACTCCAGAAGCGAATAACTAAAGAAAACACACCCAAGATGGTCTTCTGTGTATATCTCTAAAATGTGCACAACCTTATTTACATAAAGAATCTACATTAAGTGCCTCCTGGGGTGCACATGATGACAATGCAGATATGGAAGTGTTGATCTTGAAGAAAACCCACTGCTTAAAATCTAGTTACTCTAACACAACATAACTTTAAACTAGTAATTTAGATGACTCCTAACTCTTCCAGTATTATTATCAACTGATAATATTTTAATGGTAGGTCTGTATAATATTGTACTTctgcaaaagtaaaaaaataaaaaaatgcaaggTCTTTATAACTGTGGTGAATAACATTTTGCTATTCCATAAATCTTTCCTTATTAAAGTATGGTTGCTCAGAGACAGCTTTAGCTTTTGTGTGGACTGATTTGTGAGATATAGGAAGAAATAATGGTCACACTCTACAGCTACAGTGATGCTCATGATACAACTATCAAGGGAGACAGATGTGCTGTGTGTGTCTTTCAAGGCTTCTGTGACTCAGCCAAAATTCTACCTCAGAGAAGGGCATGAACCAAACACCAGATTTTAGTGGTGTGTGATGCCCAAACACACCTTTGAATATAGACTTTGTTACTGACCTTTCTAAACAGGCTAAACCCTATAATTGGGGTTGCACAAAATACAAAATTTTTATTCTATACTGCTTTTTCATGTTGCTTTAATGAGCAATGAAAACCAATATCTGTAGTGCTACAGCATATGTTACCTGCTTCCAATATCCTTTTATCTTGGTATCCTTATCTCTCTAGTTTTTGTCACATAGCCATGGGCAACACAACAAGCTGCTCTATCAGTAtaagttaataaatctgtttgagATAAGCTATTAAGGAGACGTGTGTCAGTGATTAATCATGTTCTCTCTACTTAGTTTAGATTGAGAGCTCAGGCTTTAAGTGATTTAATCAAACttgattttattccttttttcttttaaagcctgGAGCATAAAAAAGAAGCCAACAAGTTCTGGTGGGAGAACAAAGCAGATGCCAAAATAAAGCAGCAGTTTCTGATTTCCCCTGAGGACTATGAACGGTATGTAGGCGCCTTGTCTGTTTCTTTGCTCAGGGGTATAGAATTTGCTACATTAGATCCAACTATTGATTCAAAATTCTTTGGAACACAGATGTTTTAGTGTGTGTATTTGTAGTGTTGTATAAATAAACAATTAGTCCAgactcctgctttgagcagcagccAATATCTGATACCATCATCCCCCGCACCTGGCTAGTTGCACTGTGCTAGGTATGATTTTCTGACTTCCCCAAGTGATCACCTCACTTTGTCGAGCGAAAGATTAGCTCACCCTCTAGTAGCATAATTATAAAAAAGCTGAGTCATAAGATTATCCAGTCCTCTGTTTATTCCAGTCATATATACATTGCAAAATTTTAGCATTCATCATGGCTTATCTTCCATGGGCTTTACAACCAGTAACTCATTAATCCTTGCAGGATTCCTGCAAATGTAAGCCTGTTATCCCTCtcttacaaatagggaaactaaggcacagagaatcAGCATCAGAGGTTGAGGTAGAAATTCAGGTGTTCCCAGTtcccagcagttcagctgtcacACTAAATCATGCCACAAAAGTGACTGATCTCTCAAATATTCTTTTAGATTCAAATCATCACTTGTCAAAGCTCTGGATGCTTATGAAGAAAAAGAGGATGAGGTCATTAAAGAGGTGAACAGAGATGCCCTAGGTGTGCTGTGCCTGACATACCTGTTTGCTTTGCCTTTTGTCCTTACCCTATTTCTTGCTTTGTTTGATTCCAGATGGCATCCCATATCCGAGAagtggagcagagcagacagGAAGTGCTACATGCTGTCTTAGAGGTTTGTTTTCCCAGGATGCACCTGAGCAGTATCCAGCAAATGATTGATTGTTTCCACAAGCCCTCTGAGTTCTTATAGATGACTATTTTCTGCATTGATTCTTATGTTGAAACTATATACAATTTACTTCTAATAACTTGTTTTCTCACCTACTGGTGGAGAGGTTCTGATGTGACAATTGGTAGGAGTGCTGCACTGTGATTGCAGATCTCGGGTTAATTCAGGTGTGGTTATCAGTCTCACAGATAGTGCAGTGCTTATGTTTGAATGATCACTGTGACAGAAATCTTCTTATCCTTGCTAGTTCTTCTAGGATAGGGTTGGATGTGGGTGAcagagaaggaaactggaatAAAATGTACTATTATACCTGCACAGTGGAAAACTACAAAgagcctggtggcaccttaaagactaacagatttatttgggcataagctttcgtgggtaaaagacctcacttcttcagatgcatttttaCCCACGATAGGTTATGCCTTAGTCTGTAAGGTTCCACCAGACTCCTtgtgttttttgtggatacaggctaacacggctacccatgATATTTGTGGAAAACTAGACACTTAAATACCCTTGTTTATAAGATACTAGTATATAGATTACTTTCATGCATTGCATTCTCTAAAGAAGCACTGGAACCAGATATATGCTCTTGCTGGGAGTTCAGTCTTGCACTTACAGGAGATGGAATCTGTTAGGCCTTTAGGCTATACTCAAACAAAACAGGTAAAGTTATTGgcccttttatatttttaaaaaatgcaaaatttctgTCTGACTCCATAGAAATGGCATTGTGGTGTTTGTAGATTGACTCAATCACTCTAGTTCAAATTGCTCCATTTACAGATAAAAAAGATTGCACTTTATAATTGTGGGTGCTGAAAGCACCCTGGGCTCCTCAAGTAAGTCTGGCTCCATCCTCATCAGTGATAAATATTCTGCAGTTGGAACCTAGCTTACAATCCTTTTGGTGATTCACAAGCCACTGAAAGACAGCTCACTCTCCGTATTTGTTTCCTCTTGTTCgcactgcagagccagggcaaaaaaaccaacaactttagtatctacactgaaaattCCCATTTTCCTTGCCTCCAGAATATAAAGATGAATGTATGATTGCAATGTGAGGTGTCTCATAAAACAGGAAGGGTCTTACTGTTGAATAccagaaaaaatgtttatttttcctgaaTCAAACTCAGCCTCAAACAGGGACAGAATTTTGTGATGAGTCATCCGCCTTCAGTACACCTGGAGGGCGTAAAAGGTAAGAAATTTGCGTTTTATATCATCGTTTGTGTCCCCCCTCTGCTTATGAGTTTTGAATTTGGTGAAATGCTGAATAGCAATTATCTAGAGAGTTACTAACACAGTTTCCCTGGCCAGTATAGCGAGGGCATTAATGACTGTTGCTGTCACTGTACTATCCGTTACTTACCTGTACCATTTCTCTGAGTTAACACAGTTGtcaagagcagcagcaggcacctTCAGCCATCTGCAAACCCCCAGTGGTCAAATTCATTTTTCCTTCAGTACCATAGAACAAACAATTCAGGTTACCCTTTCTGAAAAGGTGGGATAACATCCTGCCTCCAAAAGGGTGTTTTAAGGACTGAACATTGCAAAGAGCTAGACTGACAGAGTGCTTTATAAATGCTAATtattgtttgctgctgctgctgctgaattgcctctcctcctctccattcAAAATCTCCAAACCTGAACACATGAATTGAAGCATTTATGCCTCACCTATGTCCCAGAACTTTTATTTAACAATTCCATGGTGTAGGTTGAAAGACATTCGCTCTTTTGCTGTTGTCTGGATACCAAATGCCTCACCTGATAAGCTATTTTGGCTCCTGTGTTCTAGTGACATCACTATCATCACAGAAGAGCAGCTTGGTCCAAGTGCCATTCAAATAACACCTGATTTAGATTGGATGGAAGGAAACCATGCTCTGACTTTTATTGGCCATCAGGTAAGGTTGGGGAGGAGCTTACGGAGTCACTTTCCGTTTTTCATGGGTACTGGTATTTCAGATCATAGCTAACGGAATTCTTACTTTTAGCATTTGGTAAGAATCAGATTTATGGTTTATAGGCTTCCCCAATGGCATAGCTACTGAGAAAGCAACCCAATGGATTTCAGTGACTTGAGTGGGTGAAAAACTCTCAGCTCTGAAACATGGGACTTTTGTTTCACTAACTGAATGTTTCCTACAAGAAATGCACTGAAAACGAAAGATCCCTAGTACAGGCTAATCTGTTACATGGGGATGGAGAAAAAGACCCTTAACCCTCTTTATCTTTATTGCAAAGTTTCACTGGGGAAGGGAATTTCAAATGGACTTCATACTCCCGTGAGCTGCTATTTTCAATTAAACATTTACCTCAatacaacgctgtccttgggagccaaaaatcttaccgcgttgtaggtgaaactgtgttatatcaaacttgctttgatccactggagtgtgcagcctcaCCACACTGCTTTACggtgttatattgaggtaaagGTTTATCAGGTTCCCCTTGTCTATTTGTCCATACTTGAAGATCCGTGCAATCCAATAGTTTAAACTGTTACTGTTTTTTGTGTATCTGCTGTCGTAGTACAAAGTTACAATAAAAGTTGCTTTTTTTAATCATCCAGTTCTAATTGggattttcttaattttttgaaAACAGGAATCGGAAGGGAAGGGAAACGTTCACACAGGTACATGTTTAATTGTTGCCAGGGTTTCACATTTACAATTTTACCAAACATTTCTGAGCTGAACCCAGCAGAAGACTgcaaagtaattttaaaacataaaattgtGGCAGGAGTAAGAATTGTTAATTATTTTACTATTTCAGACTGATTTTAGGTATTAGAATTGAGTGGAGCAAAATCAGGCTTATAATGGAAACTCCTTTGAAACTAACTATATGGTTGCAAAGTATGAACTGTAATGGCTCTTAACTGTGAAAATTAAGATGTGTAGTCCTTTAGTTTCTCCACAAAGGATAGTACTTCCAGGAGAAGCCATTTCACCACTGATTTGTTAGGGAAAGTATACAGAAATTTTGGGTACTTTTCCCATCCTCTCCCCCTAGGTTTGTATTTAAGGTTATTTCAGTAGCCAAGCACATTCCCTATTACCTCCTAGGTGCCAAACCTCCCTGGCTGATGCAGGATGAAGAGGAGTTTGAAAGTAAACAGCAGATTGGACCTTCATATGAGGAATTTCTCAAAGAAAGTGAGTGGCTTTGGATTACTACTTGAATATATTGAGGTGAGGTCTAGTTTTTAAAttctggttttatttaaaaagcaaatcgCTATACATAGAATGAAATGTCTACTACAAAGTCAGTGTGACAAGTTTGTGTATaaaacttcagtggtgcagggtAGATGAGGTACATTAAACTCTGCATGGAGGCTAGGTAATGATTTTCTGATAATCCTGGAGATGAATTCCAGTTAAGAGTCAGACTCTagtaagggagaaaaaaaaaacccctacatgtTCAGAGAGACCAGTATTCTCCCAACCATTTTTTCTATAACTTTACTTAAAATGTTTGATAGAACCTCTTCACTCTCTCTGAACTAATGATTCTTAGAGGAGAAGCAGAAGCTGAAAAAGCTTCCAGCAGATCGTGTTGGTGCCAACTTTGATCACACCTCTCAGACAGGTGAAGGCTGGCTTCCCTCCTTTGGACGGGTCTGGAATCAGGGCAGGAGGTGGCAATCCAGGTAAGCATCTTCCTATGATGGGCTGACAAATTAAAGAGGTGGGGTTCCTTGTATGTATACAGTGTTAGTAACTTGTAGGAAAGGGATTTCTCAAATGATCATTGACTGAGAAGTAATGTATTTGAAACAGATGTCTTGCTGCAAGTAGTCATATGAGTTAATGCTCACTGTGTGAAGCCTTGGATTTGTGAAATTCTATTGCTGAAATATCTCTCACTGCCTTTAAACAAAGTCATGTCTCTGCTGCAGCAACACTGAGTTCAGCGTTTGAAGTAAAACTTTGCCTTATATTGTGTGACTCCTGCTCTCAAGAGGCTGGACTTGGTATAAACTGACAGTTGTGGGTGTAGTAGGGTATCACAGTCTGAAGCTTATTGTAAAGTACTGATTTAGATTTGTAAACAATATTACTCAATTACAGGGGGTGCTGTTTGCCATAGCTACCTGAAGACTAGAAACATccttatgaaatattttgactgttATAACTAATGCCCCCACCTGAAAGTGCATATAGGTGAGCATCTGTAAGTGCTGTGTAGATTATAGTATGTTTCATAGCAACCTACATTATCCacgctttttcatttttttttaaagacatcagtTCAAAGCTGAATCCGGTAAAGAAAGAGTCAGTCAAAGGAAGACCGGAAAGAGACCAAAATCTGAGCTTCAATGAAAGAGATACACATCCCCGTATTTAATGTACCAAGTGTGTaacttctgacaccatgtcagTGCCGTTACATTTACCAGTGTATAATACCACTGTATAGAAACCAAACTCTTGAACTAATGTTGCTTATCTAGCTTTTATTAAAACTACTACTAAGAGGGACTTCAATGTGCTGTTCTACAGTGTAGATGAAAAGGTGTCCAAGGCTTCTTTGGCCAGAGCTATCAGCACCATACCATTAAGATGCATATGAGTATATGTTTTTACTCCATTTCACCCCCTTAAGAAGAAGCAAACAAATTAATTCAACAGTTTTATTGTATACATTTACATAAGATTGCAGAGGTGACTGGAAAACCTGCAAAGCAAAAAGCAGTGAGTTAGTTAATCAGTTATGTGGAACTCATCTAATAAAATCTGTCCTACTACAACACTTGTAATGTGAAAGAAAAGTCCTCCACTCCTGATACTTTTTATGAAGAAAAGCGTTTGGATGGCTGGCTGCTATTGGCGAGATAGCAAATTTCAGAGAGGCCTTCAGAAGGCGAACCATGGAACTAAGAAAAGCATGTAGTGAGCCTGATAAATGATTGACCCCACCTGCTCAAATATCTATTACTATAACAGCACAACCTCTAATTTATTAGAATTTTCTTCTTCCACTCATGGGGAAGTAATAATTCACTATTAGTGCTTTCAGCACTATATGGCTGTTTCTTTTTACCCTGTTTAGAAGTGATTCCTAATATCAGGGGCTCCACAAGGCCCTGGAGGAGTCCACCATGAGGAATTCACATTAGGATTCCGGCTAGCAGTCCTATTAGCCATGTGTACATCAAAGGGGAATGGATACCTGGAACTCCAGAATTTCAATAGCACCTCACTTTTTTAAGCATCCTCCCCACCAGCAGGTGCATCTCCACCCTTTGTGTTTCTGGTGTAAATCACTTGGGCTCGGTGCTTGGACACAAGTTTGATCAAACCTACAAAGGAAGcagaaaacatttaagaaaatgtgCAGAATCTTTAACAAACAAGCAGTGTTAACACAACCATGGAAGACCCACATATTTCCAAAGGTTGAGCGCTTAAGACAGCATTTCAGTAACAGAAGTAGATTGAAATAAGTGTTCCACTGTGCCTTCTACAGCaggaacactgaaataaattcctATTCAGGCCCGTGGCAACCAGAGTCAAAAGTCCTGTTTAGAACACAGTAGTCCCAACACTAAATGTTCTGTAGGATAGCAGGACGTCAGCATGATCCAGGAACAGTTACCATTGCAAAACCGAGCCAAGTTGTCAATTGTCAGCAATGTgccctctaattttttcctttCATGTGCATCAAGTTAAGGTGAGGCCAGTAGACACAaacctatatatatattatatatatatttttttaaaaaggaatcataggctctgggaagcagctctaaggcagagggcagaaggaGCACCTGAAGTGCACAGCCCTTTATAGCCGattgggcagctgctgcagcttagagggaact
It encodes:
- the CENATAC gene encoding centrosomal AT-AC splicing factor gives rise to the protein MGLFYCPLCRLTAFTGRRHLYSSSHQQRLREVLGRLQAKVQLARKMIKNAVVVKYEVGEHEQLFWCLCCKQEVKRHLSHGSLTVLHGGLLQHMASLEHKKEANKFWWENKADAKIKQQFLISPEDYERFKSSLVKALDAYEEKEDEVIKEMASHIREVEQSRQEVLHAVLEPQTGTEFCDESSAFSTPGGRKSDITIITEEQLGPSAIQITPDLDWMEGNHALTFIGHQESEGKGNVHTGAKPPWLMQDEEEFESKQQIGPSYEEFLKEKEKQKLKKLPADRVGANFDHTSQTGEGWLPSFGRVWNQGRRWQSRHQFKAESGKERVSQRKTGKRPKSELQ